A genomic region of Arachis hypogaea cultivar Tifrunner chromosome 5, arahy.Tifrunner.gnm2.J5K5, whole genome shotgun sequence contains the following coding sequences:
- the LOC112802315 gene encoding uncharacterized protein isoform X4 yields MLRSLSQVEALFNSTHSILRPYSSLIAIMLSFSRIMLRCALQIPKLSPYSVPHSSLRLCFPSTSSLHTHSQPQSLDEAVDSFTRMLSMRRPPSIIQFNKILGSLAKTNHFPTAISLFQQLQARGIGPSIFTMNILINCCCGMGRITLAFSILAKIFRMGFQPDTITLNTLIKGLCLCGNVEKALHYHDRVLAHGFQFNQVTYGTLINGLCKAGHTSAAIQVLRNIPRYGIAPDVVMYSAIIDSLCKDTLVSDAFHLYSEMLAKGISPDVITYNTLIYGLCLAGQLKEAIDLLNHMMLKNITPDVHSYNTLIDGICKEGKIKDAKNVLGLMTKHGVKPNVVTYNTLMDGHCLVNEVNKAKFVFNTMVQSRVSLDVQSYSVMINGLCKSKMVDEALNLFEEMRCKYLVPNTVTYNTLIDGLSKSKRISCALELLVEMYDRGQPADVVTYSSLLDGMFKNQQLDKALMLFNQIKECGIDPNIRTYNILMDGLCKSGKFENAKEIFQDLSMKGYRPNVRTYTIMINGFCKEGLLHEALELFSKMEDNGCLPDAVTYEITIRTLFEKVYGLELMKSQLKVAAVLAIRLLWIQHSFCDAEDSSESLWTCICDTNDFPKVAVGGCSSSYFNPATASRVSSFFLSASFC; encoded by the exons ATGCTACGCTCACTCTCTCAGGTGGAAGCACTCTTCAACTCAACGCATTCCATTTTACGACCATACTCCTCTTTGATTGCTATAATGTTGTCATTCTCACGAATCATGTTAAGGTGTGCTCTTCAAATCCCAAAGCTCTCTCCTTATTCTGTTCCCCACTCCTCTCTCCGTCTTTGCTTCCCTTCCACTTCATCCCTACACACTCATTCTCAACCCCAATCACTTGATGAAGCTGTTGATTCCTTCACTCGCATGCTCTCTATGCGTCGCCCTCCATCCATCATCCAATTTAACAAGATTTTGGGATCTCTTGCCAAGACCAACCATTTCCCCACCGCCATTTCCCTTTTTCAGCAATTGCAAGCCAGGGGAATTGGGCCCAGCATATTTACTATGAATATTTTAATCAATTGTTGCTGCGGCATGGGTCGGATCACTCTCGCTTTCTCTATATTGGCCAAGATTTTCAGGATGGGTTTTCAGCCTGATACCATAACGTTGAATACACTCATTAAAGGTCTTTGTCTATGTGGTAATGTTGAAAAAGCACTACACTATCATGACAGAGTGCTGGCTCATGGATTTCAGTTTAATCAAGTCACTTATGGGACCTTGATTAATGGACTCTGTAAGGCCGGACACACATCTGCTGCTATTCAAGTGTTGAGAAACATCCCACGGTATGGGATTGCTCCTGATGTCGTCATGTACAGCGCAATTATTGATAGCTTGTGCAAGGATACGCTTGTAAGTGATGCTTTTCATTTATACTCTGAAATGCTTGCTAAGGGAATCTCTCCCGATGTTATCACCTACAACACTCTAATTTATGGATTGTGCCTTGCCGGCCAACTTAAGGAAGCCATTGATTTACTAAATCATATGATGCTGAAAAACATTACTCCAGATGTTCATAGCTATAATACTTTGATTGATGGGATATGTAAGGAAGGAAAGATCAAAGATGCTAAGAATGTGTTGGGCTTGATGACAAAACATGGTGTGAAACCAAATGTGGTTACTTATAACACCTTAATGGATGGGCATTGTTTGGTTAATGAGGTAAATAAGGCAAAATTTGTATTCAACACAATGGTCCAAAGTAGAGTGTCACTTGATGTTCAAAGTTACAGTGTCATGATTAATGGCTTGTGCAAGAGTAAAATGGTCGATGAAGCCTTGAATCTCTTTGAAGAAATGCGTTGTAAATACTTGGTTCCAAACACGGTAACTTACAACACTCTTATTGATGGCttgagcaaatcaaagagaatctCTTGTGCTTTGGAGCTTCTTGTCGAGATGTATGATAGAGGTCAACCTGCTGATGTAGTCACTTACAGCTCCTTGTTGGATGGGATGTTCAAAAACCAACAACTTGACAAGGCACTTATGTTGTTCAATCAAATAAAAGAGTGTGGCATTGATCCAAATATACGTACATACAACATACTTATGGATGGCCTGTGcaaaagtggaaaattcgaaaatGCAAAAGAGATTTTTCAAGATCTTTCTATGAAAGGCTATCGTCCAAACGTGAGGACATACACTATTATGATCAATGGGTTTTGCAAAGAGGGCTTGCTTCATGAAGCATTGGAACTCTTCTCAAAAATGGAAGACAATGGTTGCTTACCGGATGCGGTGACTTATGAAATAACCATTCGTACTCTGTTTGAAAAAG TGTATGGGTTGGAATTGATGAAGTCTCAGCTCAAAGTTGCTGCTGTTCTTGCTATTAGGTTGCTCTGGATTCAGCACTCATTTTGTG ATGCTGAAGATAGTAGTGAATCATTATGGACATGCATATGTGATACCAATGATTTCCCTAAAGTGGCAGTTGGTGGCTGTAGCTCTAGTTACTTTAATCCGGCAACTGCATCTAGGGTATCTTCCTTTTTCCTTTCTGCTTCATTCTGCTAG
- the LOC112802315 gene encoding uncharacterized protein isoform X2, giving the protein MLRSLSQVEALFNSTHSILRPYSSLIAIMLSFSRIMLRCALQIPKLSPYSVPHSSLRLCFPSTSSLHTHSQPQSLDEAVDSFTRMLSMRRPPSIIQFNKILGSLAKTNHFPTAISLFQQLQARGIGPSIFTMNILINCCCGMGRITLAFSILAKIFRMGFQPDTITLNTLIKGLCLCGNVEKALHYHDRVLAHGFQFNQVTYGTLINGLCKAGHTSAAIQVLRNIPRYGIAPDVVMYSAIIDSLCKDTLVSDAFHLYSEMLAKGISPDVITYNTLIYGLCLAGQLKEAIDLLNHMMLKNITPDVHSYNTLIDGICKEGKIKDAKNVLGLMTKHGVKPNVVTYNTLMDGHCLVNEVNKAKFVFNTMVQSRVSLDVQSYSVMINGLCKSKMVDEALNLFEEMRCKYLVPNTVTYNTLIDGLSKSKRISCALELLVEMYDRGQPADVVTYSSLLDGMFKNQQLDKALMLFNQIKECGIDPNIRTYNILMDGLCKSGKFENAKEIFQDLSMKGYRPNVRTYTIMINGFCKEGLLHEALELFSKMEDNGCLPDAVTYEITIRTLFEKVYGLELMKSQLKVAAVLAIRLLWIQHSFCDEPNRTCLNKWKYAEDSSESLWTCICDTNDFPKVAVGGCSSSYFNPATASRVSSFFLSASFC; this is encoded by the exons ATGCTACGCTCACTCTCTCAGGTGGAAGCACTCTTCAACTCAACGCATTCCATTTTACGACCATACTCCTCTTTGATTGCTATAATGTTGTCATTCTCACGAATCATGTTAAGGTGTGCTCTTCAAATCCCAAAGCTCTCTCCTTATTCTGTTCCCCACTCCTCTCTCCGTCTTTGCTTCCCTTCCACTTCATCCCTACACACTCATTCTCAACCCCAATCACTTGATGAAGCTGTTGATTCCTTCACTCGCATGCTCTCTATGCGTCGCCCTCCATCCATCATCCAATTTAACAAGATTTTGGGATCTCTTGCCAAGACCAACCATTTCCCCACCGCCATTTCCCTTTTTCAGCAATTGCAAGCCAGGGGAATTGGGCCCAGCATATTTACTATGAATATTTTAATCAATTGTTGCTGCGGCATGGGTCGGATCACTCTCGCTTTCTCTATATTGGCCAAGATTTTCAGGATGGGTTTTCAGCCTGATACCATAACGTTGAATACACTCATTAAAGGTCTTTGTCTATGTGGTAATGTTGAAAAAGCACTACACTATCATGACAGAGTGCTGGCTCATGGATTTCAGTTTAATCAAGTCACTTATGGGACCTTGATTAATGGACTCTGTAAGGCCGGACACACATCTGCTGCTATTCAAGTGTTGAGAAACATCCCACGGTATGGGATTGCTCCTGATGTCGTCATGTACAGCGCAATTATTGATAGCTTGTGCAAGGATACGCTTGTAAGTGATGCTTTTCATTTATACTCTGAAATGCTTGCTAAGGGAATCTCTCCCGATGTTATCACCTACAACACTCTAATTTATGGATTGTGCCTTGCCGGCCAACTTAAGGAAGCCATTGATTTACTAAATCATATGATGCTGAAAAACATTACTCCAGATGTTCATAGCTATAATACTTTGATTGATGGGATATGTAAGGAAGGAAAGATCAAAGATGCTAAGAATGTGTTGGGCTTGATGACAAAACATGGTGTGAAACCAAATGTGGTTACTTATAACACCTTAATGGATGGGCATTGTTTGGTTAATGAGGTAAATAAGGCAAAATTTGTATTCAACACAATGGTCCAAAGTAGAGTGTCACTTGATGTTCAAAGTTACAGTGTCATGATTAATGGCTTGTGCAAGAGTAAAATGGTCGATGAAGCCTTGAATCTCTTTGAAGAAATGCGTTGTAAATACTTGGTTCCAAACACGGTAACTTACAACACTCTTATTGATGGCttgagcaaatcaaagagaatctCTTGTGCTTTGGAGCTTCTTGTCGAGATGTATGATAGAGGTCAACCTGCTGATGTAGTCACTTACAGCTCCTTGTTGGATGGGATGTTCAAAAACCAACAACTTGACAAGGCACTTATGTTGTTCAATCAAATAAAAGAGTGTGGCATTGATCCAAATATACGTACATACAACATACTTATGGATGGCCTGTGcaaaagtggaaaattcgaaaatGCAAAAGAGATTTTTCAAGATCTTTCTATGAAAGGCTATCGTCCAAACGTGAGGACATACACTATTATGATCAATGGGTTTTGCAAAGAGGGCTTGCTTCATGAAGCATTGGAACTCTTCTCAAAAATGGAAGACAATGGTTGCTTACCGGATGCGGTGACTTATGAAATAACCATTCGTACTCTGTTTGAAAAAG TGTATGGGTTGGAATTGATGAAGTCTCAGCTCAAAGTTGCTGCTGTTCTTGCTATTAGGTTGCTCTGGATTCAGCACTCATTTTGTG ACGAACCGAACAGGACTTGCCTAAACAAGTGGAAAT ATGCTGAAGATAGTAGTGAATCATTATGGACATGCATATGTGATACCAATGATTTCCCTAAAGTGGCAGTTGGTGGCTGTAGCTCTAGTTACTTTAATCCGGCAACTGCATCTAGGGTATCTTCCTTTTTCCTTTCTGCTTCATTCTGCTAG
- the LOC112802315 gene encoding uncharacterized protein isoform X1, which translates to MLRSLSQVEALFNSTHSILRPYSSLIAIMLSFSRIMLRCALQIPKLSPYSVPHSSLRLCFPSTSSLHTHSQPQSLDEAVDSFTRMLSMRRPPSIIQFNKILGSLAKTNHFPTAISLFQQLQARGIGPSIFTMNILINCCCGMGRITLAFSILAKIFRMGFQPDTITLNTLIKGLCLCGNVEKALHYHDRVLAHGFQFNQVTYGTLINGLCKAGHTSAAIQVLRNIPRYGIAPDVVMYSAIIDSLCKDTLVSDAFHLYSEMLAKGISPDVITYNTLIYGLCLAGQLKEAIDLLNHMMLKNITPDVHSYNTLIDGICKEGKIKDAKNVLGLMTKHGVKPNVVTYNTLMDGHCLVNEVNKAKFVFNTMVQSRVSLDVQSYSVMINGLCKSKMVDEALNLFEEMRCKYLVPNTVTYNTLIDGLSKSKRISCALELLVEMYDRGQPADVVTYSSLLDGMFKNQQLDKALMLFNQIKECGIDPNIRTYNILMDGLCKSGKFENAKEIFQDLSMKGYRPNVRTYTIMINGFCKEGLLHEALELFSKMEDNGCLPDAVTYEITIRTLFEKVYGLELMKSQLKVAAVLAIRLLWIQHSFCADEPNRTCLNKWKYAEDSSESLWTCICDTNDFPKVAVGGCSSSYFNPATASRVSSFFLSASFC; encoded by the exons ATGCTACGCTCACTCTCTCAGGTGGAAGCACTCTTCAACTCAACGCATTCCATTTTACGACCATACTCCTCTTTGATTGCTATAATGTTGTCATTCTCACGAATCATGTTAAGGTGTGCTCTTCAAATCCCAAAGCTCTCTCCTTATTCTGTTCCCCACTCCTCTCTCCGTCTTTGCTTCCCTTCCACTTCATCCCTACACACTCATTCTCAACCCCAATCACTTGATGAAGCTGTTGATTCCTTCACTCGCATGCTCTCTATGCGTCGCCCTCCATCCATCATCCAATTTAACAAGATTTTGGGATCTCTTGCCAAGACCAACCATTTCCCCACCGCCATTTCCCTTTTTCAGCAATTGCAAGCCAGGGGAATTGGGCCCAGCATATTTACTATGAATATTTTAATCAATTGTTGCTGCGGCATGGGTCGGATCACTCTCGCTTTCTCTATATTGGCCAAGATTTTCAGGATGGGTTTTCAGCCTGATACCATAACGTTGAATACACTCATTAAAGGTCTTTGTCTATGTGGTAATGTTGAAAAAGCACTACACTATCATGACAGAGTGCTGGCTCATGGATTTCAGTTTAATCAAGTCACTTATGGGACCTTGATTAATGGACTCTGTAAGGCCGGACACACATCTGCTGCTATTCAAGTGTTGAGAAACATCCCACGGTATGGGATTGCTCCTGATGTCGTCATGTACAGCGCAATTATTGATAGCTTGTGCAAGGATACGCTTGTAAGTGATGCTTTTCATTTATACTCTGAAATGCTTGCTAAGGGAATCTCTCCCGATGTTATCACCTACAACACTCTAATTTATGGATTGTGCCTTGCCGGCCAACTTAAGGAAGCCATTGATTTACTAAATCATATGATGCTGAAAAACATTACTCCAGATGTTCATAGCTATAATACTTTGATTGATGGGATATGTAAGGAAGGAAAGATCAAAGATGCTAAGAATGTGTTGGGCTTGATGACAAAACATGGTGTGAAACCAAATGTGGTTACTTATAACACCTTAATGGATGGGCATTGTTTGGTTAATGAGGTAAATAAGGCAAAATTTGTATTCAACACAATGGTCCAAAGTAGAGTGTCACTTGATGTTCAAAGTTACAGTGTCATGATTAATGGCTTGTGCAAGAGTAAAATGGTCGATGAAGCCTTGAATCTCTTTGAAGAAATGCGTTGTAAATACTTGGTTCCAAACACGGTAACTTACAACACTCTTATTGATGGCttgagcaaatcaaagagaatctCTTGTGCTTTGGAGCTTCTTGTCGAGATGTATGATAGAGGTCAACCTGCTGATGTAGTCACTTACAGCTCCTTGTTGGATGGGATGTTCAAAAACCAACAACTTGACAAGGCACTTATGTTGTTCAATCAAATAAAAGAGTGTGGCATTGATCCAAATATACGTACATACAACATACTTATGGATGGCCTGTGcaaaagtggaaaattcgaaaatGCAAAAGAGATTTTTCAAGATCTTTCTATGAAAGGCTATCGTCCAAACGTGAGGACATACACTATTATGATCAATGGGTTTTGCAAAGAGGGCTTGCTTCATGAAGCATTGGAACTCTTCTCAAAAATGGAAGACAATGGTTGCTTACCGGATGCGGTGACTTATGAAATAACCATTCGTACTCTGTTTGAAAAAG TGTATGGGTTGGAATTGATGAAGTCTCAGCTCAAAGTTGCTGCTGTTCTTGCTATTAGGTTGCTCTGGATTCAGCACTCATTTTGTG CAGACGAACCGAACAGGACTTGCCTAAACAAGTGGAAAT ATGCTGAAGATAGTAGTGAATCATTATGGACATGCATATGTGATACCAATGATTTCCCTAAAGTGGCAGTTGGTGGCTGTAGCTCTAGTTACTTTAATCCGGCAACTGCATCTAGGGTATCTTCCTTTTTCCTTTCTGCTTCATTCTGCTAG
- the LOC112802315 gene encoding uncharacterized protein isoform X5, producing the protein MLRSLSQVEALFNSTHSILRPYSSLIAIMLSFSRIMLRCALQIPKLSPYSVPHSSLRLCFPSTSSLHTHSQPQSLDEAVDSFTRMLSMRRPPSIIQFNKILGSLAKTNHFPTAISLFQQLQARGIGPSIFTMNILINCCCGMGRITLAFSILAKIFRMGFQPDTITLNTLIKGLCLCGNVEKALHYHDRVLAHGFQFNQVTYGTLINGLCKAGHTSAAIQVLRNIPRYGIAPDVVMYSAIIDSLCKDTLVSDAFHLYSEMLAKGISPDVITYNTLIYGLCLAGQLKEAIDLLNHMMLKNITPDVHSYNTLIDGICKEGKIKDAKNVLGLMTKHGVKPNVVTYNTLMDGHCLVNEVNKAKFVFNTMVQSRVSLDVQSYSVMINGLCKSKMVDEALNLFEEMRCKYLVPNTVTYNTLIDGLSKSKRISCALELLVEMYDRGQPADVVTYSSLLDGMFKNQQLDKALMLFNQIKECGIDPNIRTYNILMDGLCKSGKFENAKEIFQDLSMKGYRPNVRTYTIMINGFCKEGLLHEALELFSKMEDNGCLPDAVTYEITIRTLFEKVYGLELMKSQLKVAAVLAIRLLWIQHSFCDAEDSSESLWTCICDTNDFPKVAVGGCSSSYFNPATASRVRE; encoded by the exons ATGCTACGCTCACTCTCTCAGGTGGAAGCACTCTTCAACTCAACGCATTCCATTTTACGACCATACTCCTCTTTGATTGCTATAATGTTGTCATTCTCACGAATCATGTTAAGGTGTGCTCTTCAAATCCCAAAGCTCTCTCCTTATTCTGTTCCCCACTCCTCTCTCCGTCTTTGCTTCCCTTCCACTTCATCCCTACACACTCATTCTCAACCCCAATCACTTGATGAAGCTGTTGATTCCTTCACTCGCATGCTCTCTATGCGTCGCCCTCCATCCATCATCCAATTTAACAAGATTTTGGGATCTCTTGCCAAGACCAACCATTTCCCCACCGCCATTTCCCTTTTTCAGCAATTGCAAGCCAGGGGAATTGGGCCCAGCATATTTACTATGAATATTTTAATCAATTGTTGCTGCGGCATGGGTCGGATCACTCTCGCTTTCTCTATATTGGCCAAGATTTTCAGGATGGGTTTTCAGCCTGATACCATAACGTTGAATACACTCATTAAAGGTCTTTGTCTATGTGGTAATGTTGAAAAAGCACTACACTATCATGACAGAGTGCTGGCTCATGGATTTCAGTTTAATCAAGTCACTTATGGGACCTTGATTAATGGACTCTGTAAGGCCGGACACACATCTGCTGCTATTCAAGTGTTGAGAAACATCCCACGGTATGGGATTGCTCCTGATGTCGTCATGTACAGCGCAATTATTGATAGCTTGTGCAAGGATACGCTTGTAAGTGATGCTTTTCATTTATACTCTGAAATGCTTGCTAAGGGAATCTCTCCCGATGTTATCACCTACAACACTCTAATTTATGGATTGTGCCTTGCCGGCCAACTTAAGGAAGCCATTGATTTACTAAATCATATGATGCTGAAAAACATTACTCCAGATGTTCATAGCTATAATACTTTGATTGATGGGATATGTAAGGAAGGAAAGATCAAAGATGCTAAGAATGTGTTGGGCTTGATGACAAAACATGGTGTGAAACCAAATGTGGTTACTTATAACACCTTAATGGATGGGCATTGTTTGGTTAATGAGGTAAATAAGGCAAAATTTGTATTCAACACAATGGTCCAAAGTAGAGTGTCACTTGATGTTCAAAGTTACAGTGTCATGATTAATGGCTTGTGCAAGAGTAAAATGGTCGATGAAGCCTTGAATCTCTTTGAAGAAATGCGTTGTAAATACTTGGTTCCAAACACGGTAACTTACAACACTCTTATTGATGGCttgagcaaatcaaagagaatctCTTGTGCTTTGGAGCTTCTTGTCGAGATGTATGATAGAGGTCAACCTGCTGATGTAGTCACTTACAGCTCCTTGTTGGATGGGATGTTCAAAAACCAACAACTTGACAAGGCACTTATGTTGTTCAATCAAATAAAAGAGTGTGGCATTGATCCAAATATACGTACATACAACATACTTATGGATGGCCTGTGcaaaagtggaaaattcgaaaatGCAAAAGAGATTTTTCAAGATCTTTCTATGAAAGGCTATCGTCCAAACGTGAGGACATACACTATTATGATCAATGGGTTTTGCAAAGAGGGCTTGCTTCATGAAGCATTGGAACTCTTCTCAAAAATGGAAGACAATGGTTGCTTACCGGATGCGGTGACTTATGAAATAACCATTCGTACTCTGTTTGAAAAAG TGTATGGGTTGGAATTGATGAAGTCTCAGCTCAAAGTTGCTGCTGTTCTTGCTATTAGGTTGCTCTGGATTCAGCACTCATTTTGTG ATGCTGAAGATAGTAGTGAATCATTATGGACATGCATATGTGATACCAATGATTTCCCTAAAGTGGCAGTTGGTGGCTGTAGCTCTAGTTACTTTAATCCGGCAACTGCATCTAGG GTGAGGGAATGA
- the LOC112802315 gene encoding uncharacterized protein isoform X3, protein MLRSLSQVEALFNSTHSILRPYSSLIAIMLSFSRIMLRCALQIPKLSPYSVPHSSLRLCFPSTSSLHTHSQPQSLDEAVDSFTRMLSMRRPPSIIQFNKILGSLAKTNHFPTAISLFQQLQARGIGPSIFTMNILINCCCGMGRITLAFSILAKIFRMGFQPDTITLNTLIKGLCLCGNVEKALHYHDRVLAHGFQFNQVTYGTLINGLCKAGHTSAAIQVLRNIPRYGIAPDVVMYSAIIDSLCKDTLVSDAFHLYSEMLAKGISPDVITYNTLIYGLCLAGQLKEAIDLLNHMMLKNITPDVHSYNTLIDGICKEGKIKDAKNVLGLMTKHGVKPNVVTYNTLMDGHCLVNEVNKAKFVFNTMVQSRVSLDVQSYSVMINGLCKSKMVDEALNLFEEMRCKYLVPNTVTYNTLIDGLSKSKRISCALELLVEMYDRGQPADVVTYSSLLDGMFKNQQLDKALMLFNQIKECGIDPNIRTYNILMDGLCKSGKFENAKEIFQDLSMKGYRPNVRTYTIMINGFCKEGLLHEALELFSKMEDNGCLPDAVTYEITIRTLFEKVYGLELMKSQLKVAAVLAIRLLWIQHSFCADEPNRTCLNKWKYAEDSSESLWTCICDTNDFPKVAVGGCSSSYFNPATASRVRE, encoded by the exons ATGCTACGCTCACTCTCTCAGGTGGAAGCACTCTTCAACTCAACGCATTCCATTTTACGACCATACTCCTCTTTGATTGCTATAATGTTGTCATTCTCACGAATCATGTTAAGGTGTGCTCTTCAAATCCCAAAGCTCTCTCCTTATTCTGTTCCCCACTCCTCTCTCCGTCTTTGCTTCCCTTCCACTTCATCCCTACACACTCATTCTCAACCCCAATCACTTGATGAAGCTGTTGATTCCTTCACTCGCATGCTCTCTATGCGTCGCCCTCCATCCATCATCCAATTTAACAAGATTTTGGGATCTCTTGCCAAGACCAACCATTTCCCCACCGCCATTTCCCTTTTTCAGCAATTGCAAGCCAGGGGAATTGGGCCCAGCATATTTACTATGAATATTTTAATCAATTGTTGCTGCGGCATGGGTCGGATCACTCTCGCTTTCTCTATATTGGCCAAGATTTTCAGGATGGGTTTTCAGCCTGATACCATAACGTTGAATACACTCATTAAAGGTCTTTGTCTATGTGGTAATGTTGAAAAAGCACTACACTATCATGACAGAGTGCTGGCTCATGGATTTCAGTTTAATCAAGTCACTTATGGGACCTTGATTAATGGACTCTGTAAGGCCGGACACACATCTGCTGCTATTCAAGTGTTGAGAAACATCCCACGGTATGGGATTGCTCCTGATGTCGTCATGTACAGCGCAATTATTGATAGCTTGTGCAAGGATACGCTTGTAAGTGATGCTTTTCATTTATACTCTGAAATGCTTGCTAAGGGAATCTCTCCCGATGTTATCACCTACAACACTCTAATTTATGGATTGTGCCTTGCCGGCCAACTTAAGGAAGCCATTGATTTACTAAATCATATGATGCTGAAAAACATTACTCCAGATGTTCATAGCTATAATACTTTGATTGATGGGATATGTAAGGAAGGAAAGATCAAAGATGCTAAGAATGTGTTGGGCTTGATGACAAAACATGGTGTGAAACCAAATGTGGTTACTTATAACACCTTAATGGATGGGCATTGTTTGGTTAATGAGGTAAATAAGGCAAAATTTGTATTCAACACAATGGTCCAAAGTAGAGTGTCACTTGATGTTCAAAGTTACAGTGTCATGATTAATGGCTTGTGCAAGAGTAAAATGGTCGATGAAGCCTTGAATCTCTTTGAAGAAATGCGTTGTAAATACTTGGTTCCAAACACGGTAACTTACAACACTCTTATTGATGGCttgagcaaatcaaagagaatctCTTGTGCTTTGGAGCTTCTTGTCGAGATGTATGATAGAGGTCAACCTGCTGATGTAGTCACTTACAGCTCCTTGTTGGATGGGATGTTCAAAAACCAACAACTTGACAAGGCACTTATGTTGTTCAATCAAATAAAAGAGTGTGGCATTGATCCAAATATACGTACATACAACATACTTATGGATGGCCTGTGcaaaagtggaaaattcgaaaatGCAAAAGAGATTTTTCAAGATCTTTCTATGAAAGGCTATCGTCCAAACGTGAGGACATACACTATTATGATCAATGGGTTTTGCAAAGAGGGCTTGCTTCATGAAGCATTGGAACTCTTCTCAAAAATGGAAGACAATGGTTGCTTACCGGATGCGGTGACTTATGAAATAACCATTCGTACTCTGTTTGAAAAAG TGTATGGGTTGGAATTGATGAAGTCTCAGCTCAAAGTTGCTGCTGTTCTTGCTATTAGGTTGCTCTGGATTCAGCACTCATTTTGTG CAGACGAACCGAACAGGACTTGCCTAAACAAGTGGAAAT ATGCTGAAGATAGTAGTGAATCATTATGGACATGCATATGTGATACCAATGATTTCCCTAAAGTGGCAGTTGGTGGCTGTAGCTCTAGTTACTTTAATCCGGCAACTGCATCTAGG GTGAGGGAATGA